A genome region from Pseudomonas anguilliseptica includes the following:
- the asnB gene encoding asparagine synthase (glutamine-hydrolyzing) has translation MCGIAGSLATFGNSGEITNSLKKMMSAIRHRGPDGDGIWLDERRPVGLGHVRLAIIDPEHGKQPMVTEDGRFIVVFNGAIYNYLELRRELINKGHPIHSYSDTEVLLYAYREWGERFVDRLLGMFAFAIWDKHEQRLFCARDRIGIKPFYYHFDGRRLVFASEIKAILADNGVKAQANPDGLQDYLTFQFCLDEKTLFQGVNKLEPGYCLSAWYEGDSLKIQTRQYWDLHYNIDEEHDERYFIDTLSGLIDDSVRLHMRSDVPLGAHLSGGLDSSAIVCLASRMLGGEKMHTFTGAFSEGPQFDETGYAKDVATFAGTQYNEIYIPAGNELADMLPRLMYYMDEPLAGPGVIPQYYVSQLAAKHVKVVMGGQGGDELFIGYARYMALYLEKCLSGAIYQTADQNRYAVSLESIVPNLPLLATYQPMLQGLWKNGLFAPHDQRYFSLLDRSEGMVQLFNQGVLQSSSGYSSFESFQRIFNRSEMHPLVNQMTYFDLKGSLPALLHVEDRTSMAASIESRVPLLDHRIVEFMATIPPNIKFAQGRMKHLFKESVRSAVPQSIFDRKDKMGFPTPLTQWAKGVARDFVRDTLLSDRARQRGLYDVVAVEKALGNESEFGRVVWGLLCLELWHRIFIDGDMKSSGI, from the coding sequence ATGTGTGGAATAGCAGGGTCGCTAGCGACATTCGGAAACAGCGGTGAAATCACTAATTCGCTGAAAAAAATGATGTCCGCCATCCGCCATCGCGGTCCCGACGGCGATGGTATCTGGCTGGACGAGCGTCGGCCGGTTGGCTTGGGCCATGTGCGCCTGGCGATCATTGATCCCGAACACGGCAAGCAGCCGATGGTGACCGAAGACGGTCGCTTTATCGTGGTGTTCAACGGTGCCATCTACAACTACCTGGAGTTGCGTCGCGAGTTGATCAACAAGGGTCACCCTATCCACAGCTATTCGGATACCGAAGTGCTGCTGTATGCATACCGCGAGTGGGGCGAGCGTTTTGTCGACCGGTTGCTGGGGATGTTCGCGTTTGCCATCTGGGACAAGCATGAGCAGCGTCTGTTTTGCGCCCGTGATCGAATCGGTATCAAACCGTTCTATTACCACTTCGATGGACGTCGGTTGGTGTTCGCCTCGGAGATCAAAGCGATTCTTGCCGACAATGGGGTGAAGGCGCAGGCTAATCCGGACGGTTTGCAGGATTACCTGACGTTCCAGTTTTGCCTGGATGAGAAAACCCTTTTCCAAGGTGTGAATAAGTTGGAGCCGGGCTATTGCCTGTCAGCCTGGTACGAGGGAGATTCGCTAAAGATTCAGACTCGCCAGTATTGGGACCTGCACTACAACATTGATGAAGAGCATGATGAGCGTTATTTCATCGACACGTTGTCGGGCCTGATCGACGACTCGGTCCGCCTGCATATGCGTTCCGACGTGCCGCTGGGTGCGCACTTGTCCGGCGGATTGGACTCCAGCGCCATCGTCTGTCTGGCCTCGCGCATGCTGGGCGGCGAAAAGATGCATACCTTTACTGGTGCGTTCAGCGAGGGACCGCAGTTTGACGAGACCGGCTATGCGAAGGATGTCGCTACCTTTGCCGGTACTCAATACAACGAAATCTATATTCCAGCCGGCAACGAGCTGGCGGATATGCTGCCGCGCCTGATGTATTACATGGACGAACCGCTGGCCGGGCCAGGGGTGATTCCGCAGTACTACGTGTCGCAGTTGGCTGCCAAGCACGTGAAGGTGGTCATGGGGGGGCAGGGCGGTGATGAACTGTTTATCGGCTACGCCCGTTATATGGCGTTGTACCTGGAGAAGTGCCTGTCGGGTGCGATCTACCAGACTGCCGACCAGAACCGTTATGCGGTGTCGCTGGAATCCATTGTGCCGAACCTGCCGCTCCTGGCGACTTACCAGCCGATGTTGCAGGGGCTGTGGAAAAACGGATTGTTCGCGCCCCATGATCAACGCTATTTCAGCCTCCTAGACCGCAGCGAAGGCATGGTGCAACTGTTCAATCAGGGTGTGTTGCAGAGCAGCAGCGGCTATTCGTCGTTCGAGTCGTTCCAGCGCATTTTCAACCGCAGCGAGATGCATCCGCTGGTCAATCAGATGACCTATTTCGACCTGAAAGGCTCGCTGCCGGCGTTGCTGCATGTTGAAGACCGCACCAGCATGGCAGCCTCTATCGAATCGCGGGTGCCGTTGCTGGATCACCGCATCGTCGAGTTCATGGCAACTATTCCACCGAACATCAAGTTTGCTCAAGGACGCATGAAGCATCTGTTCAAGGAGTCGGTGCGCAGTGCGGTGCCACAGAGTATTTTCGATCGTAAAGACAAAATGGGCTTCCCGACGCCGCTCACCCAGTGGGCCAAAGGCGTGGCGCGTGACTTTGTGCGCGACACACTGCTCTCTGATCGTGCGCGCCAGCGCGGCTTGTATGACGTGGTAGCGGTAGAGAAAGCCTTGGGCAACGAGAGCGAGTTTGGTCGCGTGGTCTGGGGCCTCCTGTGCCTGGAACTGTGGCATCGCATTTTCATCGACGGAGATATGAAGTCCAGTGGCATCTGA
- a CDS encoding D-glucuronyl C5-epimerase family protein: protein MRCVSQRLRALFFVTVFAFGAAAVQAQNQTNVDQAKHMVDDHGVPQLSIDGVGKVAHPAWTALYALAYAGVEDYDPSLGLKADPQHFASTIDWLKANLVQDKNGLWVWPYNFDSTYNDVAIKAPWSSAFAQASGVQALVTHWKQTGDQSSLDAAKKAAESLFVPLSKGGFLFASGQDIWFEEIPASASNPSHILNGHMRALLALGELQDATGDALYQEWFTKGADTLLRWLPLYDAGYWIRYDLNPRKEELLFRLANPYGFANPEVAIDRIVLRDPVSGEESVLDVGSANDAEGDLRIAGNDWGQIEQVDGRSVRRLRPAAGEREAEGGSGQMVAPYSYFYLTLPSEWKDNLRKERFELSVEYLDEHRGNLEVQMRSIAPDSKTFQRVPDGELLLSGTGTWRAWNVPVKTRDLGYWVGTTYGRKHAEYLSKLSSRDKRFHTWAEVAKFYVNQLPTASYEKVTPQADKVPDQTLILPWYSLDAQGVLMMHVQDARSKLETGTAVYSPYIIASQAVDGQNMAALDLLLKKFNINKTSVKKDAALKWLLDSKNQFGAGGAVVCKFDFMNVYNDVVTPAPWQSSFGQTYVLKALFQSFKDQAADKKSLENLTESVMKAYSVDIADGGLAHSSKSGGLFFEEVPNRTHVLNAQLSALPVIHKVGEELKLPLGDDLFFKGVESLAENLSKFDTGYWLRYDLNPKKTLFFQFDWLAGTSSPLIESIDLKAPQFAKYVHLNVGSEDAFEGGSKIAGLEWGAVQSVDGRQVRAFTNGYEAHSEAVKGGSRQNVYFSMQLPVTKFNDYFDVQPHKLVIRYKDVSVGKFAIKIQSINEGNVLDFTPLRNAVLTTVGDQQWKTVVVEVFSRDMGWYKGSDYQVFEVQQMEQIAELTGDWFFKQYALRHRYFLDAKAKGQPVIVQPAYKSPLQPVELSVIQVSPTYDGFGFENALDGDPNDDYVASIENTSLEYVDVRLDKPVLAGVLKFRWESRANYAQRVRVFALDAAGEVTQEIASAEFKDGEDAELQLKASNQFQSLRIEFSSFVGQPRLLVRLITLNASLLGKDEKAEAARHSLSKNSKGNFLDAKDPRNPLNVFRIPVTLEVKALSDELVHDVIDDHQKILAFMKYIDGFAVGVASSSAPDETIMEQEGACGSFTNTLLAFAAAQGFEGRVISLLNYPKNDGHAVAEIRLKDKWALYDPTYNAFYTLAGSDVPLSFYEIKESYEKGVAVVVHHESKRDGVNDYAGRNIFTKANPLGVIGPGKPFLFPLKFTLPDRHSLEASEFGAKWQGANFIGAAPTNQQQEWTLDGLKKGANYTFEITAKNLGGDLDLKDLTFNLRSVINRSDGTEKELLHKFNFADGKPQSWKISFVASGATQKISLKHDYAGPQYLYMNMQSYKLYKN from the coding sequence ATGCGCTGTGTAAGCCAACGCCTTCGGGCGCTTTTTTTCGTTACGGTTTTTGCATTCGGCGCTGCCGCAGTACAAGCACAAAACCAAACCAATGTTGACCAAGCCAAGCATATGGTCGATGACCATGGCGTTCCGCAGCTGTCCATCGATGGCGTCGGCAAGGTTGCCCACCCAGCCTGGACCGCGCTCTACGCGCTAGCTTATGCCGGTGTGGAAGACTACGATCCGAGCCTCGGCCTGAAAGCTGATCCGCAGCATTTCGCCTCGACCATTGATTGGCTAAAAGCCAACCTCGTTCAAGACAAAAATGGCCTGTGGGTATGGCCATACAACTTCGACAGCACCTACAACGACGTGGCCATCAAGGCACCATGGAGTAGTGCTTTCGCACAGGCCAGTGGTGTGCAGGCATTGGTAACGCACTGGAAACAAACCGGCGACCAAAGCAGCCTCGATGCAGCAAAGAAAGCCGCTGAATCGCTATTCGTGCCCTTGAGCAAAGGCGGATTTCTGTTTGCCTCGGGGCAGGACATCTGGTTTGAAGAAATCCCAGCTTCCGCCAGCAACCCTTCGCATATTCTCAACGGCCATATGCGAGCACTACTTGCCTTGGGTGAGTTGCAGGACGCCACTGGCGATGCACTCTATCAAGAGTGGTTTACCAAAGGTGCCGATACCCTACTGCGCTGGTTGCCGCTGTATGACGCAGGCTACTGGATTCGATATGACCTGAATCCGCGCAAAGAAGAGCTGCTGTTCCGCTTGGCCAACCCCTATGGCTTCGCCAATCCGGAAGTTGCTATCGACCGCATCGTGCTGCGTGATCCTGTCTCTGGAGAAGAGTCGGTTCTGGACGTGGGCAGTGCGAATGACGCCGAAGGTGATTTGCGTATTGCTGGTAACGACTGGGGCCAGATCGAGCAAGTCGACGGGCGTTCTGTACGTCGCCTCCGCCCAGCAGCCGGCGAGCGCGAGGCTGAAGGCGGTTCAGGGCAGATGGTTGCGCCGTATAGCTACTTCTATCTGACGCTGCCGAGTGAGTGGAAAGACAACTTGCGCAAGGAACGCTTTGAGCTAAGTGTTGAGTACCTAGATGAACATCGGGGAAATCTTGAAGTTCAGATGCGCTCGATTGCGCCAGATAGCAAAACGTTTCAACGAGTCCCAGATGGTGAACTCCTGCTATCAGGTACTGGTACATGGCGAGCTTGGAATGTACCTGTAAAAACTCGAGATCTCGGGTATTGGGTGGGAACAACCTACGGTCGAAAACACGCAGAATATCTCTCTAAACTTTCCAGCCGGGATAAGCGTTTTCATACGTGGGCAGAAGTAGCCAAATTCTATGTCAACCAGTTGCCCACTGCGAGTTATGAAAAGGTTACGCCTCAGGCTGACAAAGTCCCTGATCAAACGCTCATATTGCCTTGGTACTCATTGGATGCCCAAGGTGTTTTGATGATGCACGTGCAAGATGCACGTTCAAAATTGGAGACTGGCACGGCTGTTTACTCCCCATACATTATTGCGAGCCAAGCCGTCGACGGTCAGAACATGGCTGCGCTGGACTTGCTTCTCAAGAAATTCAACATTAATAAAACTTCGGTAAAAAAAGATGCCGCTCTTAAGTGGCTGTTAGATTCGAAGAATCAATTCGGTGCTGGTGGTGCAGTAGTTTGCAAATTCGATTTTATGAACGTATATAACGATGTTGTAACACCGGCTCCTTGGCAGTCATCGTTCGGTCAGACTTACGTCCTGAAAGCTTTATTTCAGTCTTTCAAAGATCAGGCAGCAGACAAAAAATCGCTCGAAAACCTTACAGAGTCAGTAATGAAAGCCTACTCGGTGGATATTGCCGATGGGGGGCTTGCGCACTCCAGTAAGTCGGGCGGATTGTTTTTTGAAGAGGTACCGAACCGTACACATGTTCTGAATGCTCAGTTGTCCGCCCTGCCGGTTATTCATAAAGTAGGAGAAGAACTTAAATTGCCGTTAGGGGACGATTTGTTTTTCAAAGGTGTTGAGTCCCTGGCGGAGAATCTAAGTAAATTCGATACCGGTTACTGGCTTCGCTACGATCTGAATCCGAAAAAAACTCTCTTTTTTCAGTTTGACTGGTTGGCGGGCACATCTTCTCCCCTTATCGAAAGCATTGATCTGAAAGCCCCGCAGTTTGCTAAATATGTTCACCTCAATGTTGGAAGTGAAGATGCGTTTGAGGGTGGAAGCAAGATCGCGGGATTGGAATGGGGTGCGGTCCAATCTGTGGATGGGCGTCAAGTTCGTGCGTTCACCAACGGGTATGAGGCTCATAGTGAGGCTGTCAAGGGCGGCTCTCGTCAAAATGTATATTTCTCAATGCAACTGCCGGTTACCAAATTCAATGATTATTTCGATGTTCAGCCCCATAAGTTGGTTATTCGATACAAAGATGTTTCGGTTGGTAAGTTTGCAATAAAAATACAATCCATAAACGAAGGTAACGTGCTCGATTTTACTCCATTGCGTAATGCGGTACTCACGACTGTAGGTGATCAGCAATGGAAGACCGTTGTTGTCGAAGTATTTTCCCGTGATATGGGTTGGTATAAGGGGTCTGATTACCAAGTGTTTGAAGTTCAGCAAATGGAGCAAATAGCTGAACTTACCGGCGACTGGTTCTTCAAGCAGTATGCTCTTCGCCATCGTTACTTTTTGGATGCCAAGGCCAAGGGGCAGCCGGTGATCGTGCAACCTGCGTACAAATCCCCTCTGCAGCCTGTTGAACTATCAGTTATCCAAGTCTCGCCGACATACGATGGGTTCGGCTTTGAAAATGCGCTGGATGGCGACCCCAATGACGACTATGTCGCCAGCATAGAGAACACCTCGCTGGAATACGTTGATGTGAGGTTGGACAAGCCAGTTTTGGCAGGTGTGCTCAAATTTCGCTGGGAGAGTCGTGCTAACTACGCCCAAAGGGTTAGGGTTTTTGCTCTTGATGCCGCTGGAGAGGTTACACAGGAAATAGCGAGCGCCGAATTTAAAGACGGCGAGGATGCTGAGCTTCAATTAAAAGCTTCCAATCAGTTTCAGTCGTTGCGTATCGAGTTTTCTTCGTTCGTTGGCCAGCCCCGGTTGCTCGTGCGGTTGATAACGTTAAACGCTTCACTGTTGGGCAAAGATGAGAAGGCTGAAGCGGCTAGACATTCATTATCTAAAAATTCAAAAGGAAATTTTCTGGATGCAAAAGACCCACGCAATCCGTTAAATGTTTTTAGAATTCCTGTTACCTTGGAAGTAAAAGCACTTTCTGATGAGCTCGTTCATGACGTGATTGATGACCATCAGAAGATTTTGGCGTTTATGAAGTATATCGACGGGTTTGCAGTTGGAGTAGCCAGTTCTTCAGCGCCAGACGAAACAATTATGGAGCAGGAAGGTGCTTGTGGTTCATTTACCAATACGCTGCTGGCATTCGCAGCGGCGCAAGGGTTTGAGGGTAGAGTAATTAGCCTTTTGAACTATCCAAAAAATGATGGGCATGCGGTTGCTGAGATTAGGCTGAAGGATAAGTGGGCGCTTTATGATCCAACCTATAATGCCTTTTATACTCTGGCTGGCTCTGATGTGCCCCTGTCGTTTTATGAAATAAAAGAATCTTATGAGAAAGGAGTAGCGGTGGTTGTTCATCACGAATCAAAACGAGATGGTGTTAACGACTATGCGGGGCGCAATATTTTTACTAAGGCAAACCCGTTGGGTGTAATTGGTCCAGGTAAGCCATTTTTATTTCCGCTTAAGTTTACCCTTCCGGATCGTCACTCGCTTGAGGCTTCTGAGTTTGGTGCTAAATGGCAGGGCGCCAATTTTATTGGTGCAGCGCCGACAAATCAGCAGCAAGAGTGGACTCTTGATGGTCTAAAAAAAGGTGCCAACTATACCTTCGAGATAACGGCGAAGAATTTGGGTGGCGATTTAGATCTTAAGGATTTAACGTTTAACTTGCGATCGGTGATTAATCGTTCTGATGGTACCGAAAAAGAGTTGTTGCACAAATTTAACTTTGCTGATGGCAAGCCTCAATCTTGGAAGATTTCATTTGTGGCAAGTGGCGCCACGCAGAAAATATCCCTGAAGCATGATTATGCTGGGCCGCAGTATCTGTACATGAATATGCAGAGCTACAAGTTGTATAAAAATTAA
- the rimP gene encoding ribosome maturation factor RimP, with the protein MSSKLEQLHALVAPVVEALGYQCWGVEFLSQGRHSLLRIYIDKQPDGVLIEDCEIVSRQISGVLDVEDPISAEYTLEVSSPGMDRPLFTLEQFASHAGEQVRIKLRSPFEGRRNFQGLLRGVEEQDVVVQVDDHEFLLPIDMVDKANIIPRFD; encoded by the coding sequence GTGTCGAGCAAGCTAGAACAGTTGCACGCCTTGGTGGCCCCGGTAGTCGAGGCTCTTGGCTACCAATGTTGGGGTGTCGAGTTCCTGTCGCAAGGGCGGCATTCTCTGCTGCGGATTTATATTGATAAACAGCCTGACGGCGTGCTGATCGAGGACTGTGAAATTGTCAGTCGGCAGATCAGTGGTGTGCTCGATGTCGAGGACCCGATCAGCGCCGAGTACACCCTTGAGGTGTCCTCACCAGGTATGGATCGGCCACTGTTCACCCTTGAACAGTTCGCCAGCCATGCCGGCGAGCAAGTGAGGATCAAGCTGCGTTCGCCTTTTGAAGGTCGACGCAACTTCCAGGGCCTTCTGCGCGGTGTGGAAGAGCAGGACGTGGTAGTGCAGGTGGATGACCATGAATTCCTGTTGCCGATCGACATGGTCGACAAGGCCAACATTATCCCCAGGTTTGATTGA
- a CDS encoding glycosyltransferase family 4 protein gives MKVAVVYQYYQGHTSPGHSLVYELTQHLASNGHEVTVVSGETGYMRRDQPVLPWYRLLLRREQDGAVQIIRTFTYNELHRSYWGRLLSFISFSLTAPVGLLRAGKPDVVLASSPPIFPMFSVWMVCKLRGIPMVFEVRDLWPESAVQMGILRNRQLIAIMSWMERLLYDKAERIVTLTHGIRDDIHRRGWPKEKLEVITCGIDTQMLYPDPDAGAEIRRMHGWDGRNIVLYFGAMGEANNLDVIVDAAMHCQDKKTLFVLVGDGMKRSHIEGRVAELKLGNVLLLAPISKNLARGFINAADLCLVTLQDIPLFKGAIPTKLLDYMACGRPVLCGVGGEAAGIVKAAHAGVIFAPNCAPQLSNFVSELMSDEPRRLDMGCSAARYIQSNFDAASSRAAMTELLQKTVGAG, from the coding sequence ATGAAGGTTGCGGTGGTCTACCAGTACTATCAGGGGCACACTTCGCCGGGGCACTCGCTGGTGTACGAGCTTACCCAACATCTGGCTAGCAATGGCCATGAGGTAACAGTGGTTTCTGGGGAGACCGGTTACATGCGCCGGGATCAACCGGTCTTGCCTTGGTACAGGCTCCTGTTGCGCCGGGAGCAGGACGGTGCGGTTCAGATCATTCGTACCTTCACCTACAACGAACTGCATCGCAGTTACTGGGGGCGCTTGCTTAGTTTCATTTCATTTTCACTGACGGCGCCCGTCGGACTGTTGCGGGCTGGAAAGCCGGATGTCGTGCTCGCTTCTTCACCGCCCATTTTCCCGATGTTCTCTGTCTGGATGGTCTGCAAGTTGCGTGGCATCCCGATGGTTTTTGAGGTTCGGGATCTGTGGCCGGAGTCTGCCGTGCAGATGGGTATTCTGCGCAACCGGCAGCTAATCGCCATCATGTCTTGGATGGAGCGGCTGCTTTACGACAAGGCAGAGCGAATCGTTACCTTGACCCATGGCATTCGCGACGATATTCATCGACGTGGCTGGCCCAAAGAAAAGCTGGAAGTAATTACCTGTGGTATCGATACCCAGATGCTTTATCCCGATCCCGACGCAGGGGCCGAGATTCGTCGAATGCATGGCTGGGACGGACGCAACATTGTTTTGTATTTTGGGGCGATGGGCGAAGCCAATAATCTGGATGTGATTGTTGATGCTGCCATGCATTGTCAGGATAAAAAAACACTTTTCGTGTTGGTCGGCGATGGCATGAAACGCTCCCATATCGAGGGGCGAGTTGCCGAGTTGAAGCTTGGTAACGTGCTGCTACTGGCTCCGATATCAAAAAACTTGGCGCGTGGTTTCATTAATGCCGCGGATTTGTGTCTAGTAACTTTGCAGGATATTCCTCTATTCAAAGGAGCTATTCCTACAAAGTTACTGGATTACATGGCCTGCGGTCGACCAGTGTTATGTGGTGTTGGTGGGGAGGCTGCTGGGATAGTTAAGGCTGCTCATGCGGGTGTTATATTTGCTCCGAATTGTGCTCCGCAGCTTTCAAACTTTGTCAGTGAGTTGATGAGTGATGAGCCTCGCAGGCTCGATATGGGTTGCAGCGCGGCACGGTATATTCAAAGCAATTTTGATGCGGCCTCAAGCCGAGCGGCGATGACTGAGCTATTACAGAAAACTGTTGGAGCGGGCTGA
- the nusA gene encoding transcription termination factor NusA, translated as MSKEVLLVVESVSNEKGVPASVIFEALELALATATKKRFEDEVELRVAINRQSGNYETFRCWTVVEESDFDDPAHQVTTDMPRAVEANAKVGDVLEEKIESIEFGRIAAQTAKQVIVQKVREAERAQVVEAYRERLGEIISGTVKKVTRDSVIVDLGNNAEAMLAREDIISRETFRVGVRLRALLKEIRTENRGPQLILSRTAPEMLIELFRIEVPEIAEELIEVMGASRDPGSRAKLAVRSKDKRIDPQGACIGMRGSRVQAVSGELAGERVDIVLWDDNPAQFVINAMSPAEVAAIIVDEDAHAMDIAVGADNLAQAIGRGGQNVRLASQLTGWTLNVMTEADIQAKQQAETGDILQRFIDELEVDEELAQVLVEEGFTSLEEIAYVPMEEMLSIDGFDEDIVNELRVRAKDRLLTKAIANEEKLADAHPAEDLLSLEGMDKALAHELAVRGVVNREDLAEQSIDDLLDIDGIDAERAGKLIMAARAHWFE; from the coding sequence ATGAGCAAAGAAGTACTGCTGGTTGTTGAGTCGGTATCCAACGAAAAGGGCGTACCGGCGAGCGTAATTTTTGAAGCGCTGGAGCTGGCTTTGGCCACCGCTACCAAAAAGCGTTTCGAAGACGAAGTCGAGTTGCGTGTGGCGATCAATCGTCAGAGCGGCAACTACGAAACATTCCGCTGCTGGACAGTGGTTGAAGAAAGTGACTTTGATGATCCTGCACACCAGGTCACCACTGACATGCCGCGTGCAGTCGAAGCCAACGCTAAAGTTGGTGACGTGCTGGAAGAGAAGATCGAGTCCATCGAATTCGGTCGTATTGCCGCGCAAACCGCCAAACAAGTGATCGTGCAGAAAGTCCGCGAAGCCGAGCGTGCTCAGGTGGTCGAGGCTTACCGCGAGCGCCTAGGTGAAATTATCTCCGGCACTGTGAAGAAAGTGACCCGCGACAGCGTAATCGTTGATCTGGGCAACAACGCTGAAGCCATGCTGGCGCGCGAAGACATCATCTCCCGCGAAACTTTCCGTGTGGGTGTGCGCCTGCGTGCTCTGCTCAAGGAAATTCGCACCGAGAACCGCGGTCCACAGCTGATCCTCTCGCGTACCGCGCCGGAAATGCTGATTGAACTGTTCCGCATTGAAGTGCCGGAAATTGCCGAAGAGCTGATCGAAGTCATGGGCGCGTCCCGTGATCCGGGTTCGCGCGCCAAGTTGGCGGTGCGTTCCAAAGACAAGCGTATCGATCCGCAGGGTGCCTGTATCGGCATGCGCGGTTCGCGCGTGCAGGCGGTTTCTGGCGAATTGGCGGGTGAGCGTGTGGACATCGTGCTGTGGGATGACAATCCCGCGCAGTTCGTGATTAACGCCATGTCGCCGGCCGAGGTTGCCGCCATCATCGTCGACGAAGATGCCCATGCCATGGACATCGCCGTTGGCGCCGACAACCTTGCTCAGGCCATTGGCCGTGGCGGTCAGAACGTGCGTTTGGCCAGTCAGTTGACTGGCTGGACCCTGAACGTGATGACCGAAGCGGACATCCAGGCCAAGCAGCAAGCAGAAACAGGCGACATCCTGCAGCGCTTTATCGACGAGCTGGAAGTCGACGAAGAGCTGGCCCAGGTGTTGGTCGAAGAGGGCTTCACCAGCCTTGAAGAGATTGCCTACGTACCGATGGAAGAAATGCTCAGCATTGATGGCTTTGACGAGGATATCGTCAACGAGCTCCGCGTCCGTGCCAAAGATCGCTTGCTGACCAAAGCCATCGCCAACGAGGAAAAGCTGGCAGATGCCCACCCAGCCGAAGACTTGCTCTCGCTTGAGGGGATGGATAAGGCGCTTGCGCATGAACTGGCAGTGCGCGGCGTTGTTAACCGCGAAG
- a CDS encoding glycosyltransferase family 4 protein, which yields MASDIKAPAQRVLMLCNDRQIDRRILLQADSLEEDGWRVTILAMPLDGPVILDDPRVVRIGFPSESVARRENRVLQVYRLVRRYLPMNGQLMRVLKSFAWRFLVDHERFYLNLFLADGRQHVADIVVAHDLPMLTVGRALASEFGARLIYDSHELYSEQEFSRGQQASWAKIERRHIHACDQVITVNPSIARELETRYGLTEVAVIHNAERISSLGPRSWYLHECFGIPREHRVLLFQGGFSAGRNLLELVEAMVLLRDSDIHLVLLGDGQLADAMHHLIKRKGLQSRVHLHPAVSQARLLEVTAAADAGVIPYQAICLNNYYCTPNKLFEFIAAGIPILASDLPELRRLVEGNQIGCVGDLATPLAMAKMIEHFFADELRLQRWRQHLFVVRQELSWQKKGEHLKRLYREFR from the coding sequence GTGGCATCTGACATCAAGGCGCCCGCACAGCGGGTGTTGATGCTGTGCAATGACCGGCAAATTGATCGACGGATTCTTCTCCAGGCAGACAGCTTGGAGGAGGACGGCTGGCGGGTCACCATTTTGGCGATGCCACTGGATGGGCCGGTAATATTGGACGATCCCCGCGTTGTACGAATCGGTTTTCCCTCCGAGTCAGTGGCTCGGAGGGAAAACCGCGTGCTTCAGGTATATAGGTTGGTTCGTCGGTATTTACCGATGAATGGCCAATTGATGCGGGTGTTGAAGTCTTTTGCTTGGCGCTTTTTGGTCGATCATGAGCGCTTTTATCTGAACTTGTTTCTTGCTGATGGTCGTCAGCATGTGGCTGATATTGTGGTGGCGCATGATCTGCCTATGCTTACTGTTGGTCGGGCGTTGGCCAGTGAGTTTGGCGCCCGCTTGATCTATGACAGTCATGAGCTGTATAGCGAACAAGAGTTCTCTCGCGGGCAGCAGGCGAGCTGGGCGAAGATTGAACGCCGGCATATCCATGCCTGTGATCAGGTGATTACGGTTAATCCCTCGATTGCCCGTGAGCTGGAGACTCGCTATGGGCTGACTGAGGTGGCAGTCATTCATAATGCCGAGCGCATCAGCTCGCTTGGGCCTCGCTCTTGGTATCTGCATGAGTGCTTCGGCATTCCTCGTGAGCATCGCGTCTTGTTGTTTCAGGGTGGGTTTTCTGCCGGGCGCAATTTACTTGAGCTAGTCGAGGCTATGGTATTGCTGCGTGACTCTGACATTCATCTTGTGTTGCTGGGTGATGGCCAGCTTGCCGATGCCATGCACCATCTGATCAAGCGTAAAGGACTGCAGTCGCGGGTTCATCTACATCCAGCAGTCTCCCAAGCTCGTTTGCTTGAGGTCACGGCAGCAGCGGATGCTGGTGTGATCCCTTATCAGGCGATCTGCCTGAACAATTACTATTGCACGCCTAACAAGTTGTTCGAATTCATTGCTGCCGGTATTCCAATCCTGGCCAGCGACTTGCCAGAGTTGCGGCGTTTGGTTGAGGGCAATCAGATCGGTTGCGTTGGTGATTTGGCCACGCCGCTGGCCATGGCTAAGATGATTGAACATTTTTTTGCCGATGAACTTCGCCTGCAACGCTGGCGTCAGCATCTTTTCGTTGTTCGCCAGGAACTCAGCTGGCAGAAAAAAGGCGAACACCTCAAGCGGCTCTACAGGGAGTTCAGATGA